The Acropora muricata isolate sample 2 chromosome 5, ASM3666990v1, whole genome shotgun sequence genome includes a window with the following:
- the LOC136918064 gene encoding uncharacterized protein produces the protein MADAAADDLLANNAPEVRGEPGNQGDGEEEPAPEFTLFKMYLRVTALWCPSKAVVEEEAVGKKLEVIKTISRLTILCGLILIYFYELGIFGNQTLVEKEYNETVTTIKNIIWFSRMPVMYVFVMFYFAKRHFESLLKEVKLTSQCWRKAKKAFFAVVVFAFLFPLSSKVVQMTLHGQGETQTFKSKEICISLVFSFLSRFFSLPIIFVFILVVCIISSDIRLFKEQVQKWSGTKEEARNRFIDIKLVIRNAQKAFQPFLITQLVFLCVLLLPSIFSVAERFQTEATNKETPTDAMNIQEASRSGVDNEHASFANSTARRLMRLKGDKTVVIDRLPPSLKVMNRSLQGWSQPTEHHTEHTEHQTTSKEGIIKVVCSCLSEFLEMVIVYSFPLVLLTRLHNKMTSLPEVVQNLKFSDQTENRYLFRERKVLKEMLKELSSGKGIQILRMDLTGVKAVFITLLAPFLTTTYKLLFLDIQPNS, from the coding sequence ATGGCTGATGCTGCTGCTGATGATCTTCTTGCAAACAACGCGCCTGAGGTGCGTGGCGAACCCGGAAATCAAGGTGACGGTGAGGAAGAACCTGCTCCAGAATTTACTCTTTTTAAGATGTATCTCCGAGTAACAGCTCTGTGGTGTCCAAGTAAAGCGGTGGTCGAAGAAGAGGCGGTCGGGAAAAAACTCGAAGTGATCAAAACTATCTCACGGTTAACCATTCTTTGTGGCCTAATACTGATCTACTTTTATGAGTTAGGTATCTTTGGCAATCAAACCTTGGTCGAAAAGGAATACAACGAAACTGTGACGACAATCAAGAATATTATATGGTTCTCTCGGATGCCAGTGATGTACGTTTTCGTCATGTTTTATTTTGCAAAGCGTCATTTCGAGAGCTTATTGAAAGAAGTCAAATTAACTTCGCAATGCTGGAGGAAGGCGAAGAAGGCGTTCTTTGCTGTAGTGGTCTTTGCTTTTCTCTTTCCTCTGAGTTCGAAAGTTGTGCAGATGACCTTACACGGTCAAGGGGAAACGCAAACGTTCAAGTCCAAGGAAATTTGCATTAGCCTcgtgttttcttttctgtctCGCTTCTTTTCGTTGCCGATTATCTTCGTATTCATTCTCGTAGTATGCATAATCTCCAGTGACATTCGGCTTTTCAAAGAGCAGGTCCAAAAATGGTCGGGGACTAAGGAGGAAGCAAGGAACAGGTTTATCGACATTAAACTCGTGATACGGAATGCCCAAAAGGCCTTCCAACCATTCTTAATCACCCAACTGGTTTTCCTGTGTGTCCTGCTGCTTCCGTCAATATTCTCTGTCGCGGAGCGCTTCCAAACCGAGGCTACTAACAAAGAGACACCAACTGATGCAATGAATATCCAAGAAGCTTCTAGGAGCGGTGTCGACAACGAACATGCAAGTTTCGCGAACTCGACTGCACGCAGGTTAATGCGCCTCAAAGGCGATAAAACTGTGGTGATTGACCGTCTGCCGCCGTCGTTGAAAGTAATGAACAGGAGTCTGCAAGGTTGGTCGCAACCAACAGAACACCATACAGAACATACAGAACACCAGACAACATCGAAGGAGGGAATTATAAAGGTGGTCTGCAGTTGTCTGTCCGAGTTTCTGGAAATGGTCATCGTGTACAGCTTCCCATTGGTACTTCTAACCAGGTTACACAACAAAATGACAAGTCTACCGGAAGTCGTACAAAATCTCAAATTCTCGGATCAAACTGAGAACCGTTACCTCTTTCGGGAAAGAAAAGTATTAAAAGAAATGCTGAAAGAGTTATCatcaggaaaaggcattcaAATATTGCGAATGGATTTAACAGGAGTCAAGGCCGTTTTCATAACCCTTCTGGCGCCTTTCCTGACAACGACATACAAACTGCTGTTTTTGGATATTCAACCAAACTCTTAA
- the LOC136918063 gene encoding uncharacterized protein, which yields MADQDNFDASALLRNNPRQRLARGEPLNVNQGDGDPEEPFLESAPEFTPLKMYLQVTGLWYPKAAVDEEEAIWKNVVKTIAQLTILGGLLLNYCYELGVFGSHTLVDIEYNETVTTIMNVIWFARMPLMYMLGIFYFRKRHFDNLLQMVNLRARCWRKAKKAIYASFFAVIAFAFVLPLSSKAVQMKLNGQLEKNQTFKPKQMSMNLGFSAVARFFSLPMVFVCILVICIISSDISQFKRAIQQWPANEEEEARGRFINIKRVIRNAQKAFQPFLVTQLVFLCVLLLPSIFSVVERFQDDATYKMTLIGPSNIKKASRNDVNTGNAIFVNSTASSLRLDEGEGLHSIRSPQLFTVMESRKQAWRREVTEQTKIETSWQGIIIVFCGGLSDFLEMFIVYSLPLVLLTRLHNKMTSLSDVVQNLEFAEQTKKGFLFQDRRVLKDILKDLLSAKGIQILRMNVTGVKAVFITLLTPFLTTAFNLLLLDVKLKS from the coding sequence ATGGCTGATCAAGACAACTTTGATGCAAGTGCTCTTCTTAGAAACAACCCAAGACAACGTCTTGCGCGTGGCGAACCCTTAAATGTAAATCAAGGGGATGGCGACCCGGAAGAACCCTTCCTAGAATCTGCTCCCGAATTTACTCCTCTCAAGATGTATCTCCAAGTAACAGGTCTGTGGTATCCTAAAGCAGCGGTCGACGAAGAAGAGGCGATCTGGAAAAACGTGGTCAAAACCATCGCACAGCTAACCATTCTTGGCGGCCTACTGCTCAACTACTGTTATGAACTAGGCGTCTTTGGCAGTCACACCTTGGTTGATATCGAATACAACGAAACTGTGACGACAATCATGAATGTTATATGGTTCGCTCGGATGCCCCTGATGTACATGTtaggtatattttattttcgGAAGCGTCATTTCGATAACTTGTTGCAAATGGTCAACTTACGTGCTCGATGCTGGAGGAAAGCGAAGAAGGCCATTTATGCGTCATTCTTTGCTGTGATAGCCTTTGCCTTTGTCCTGCCTCTGAGTTCCAAAGCTGTCCAGATGAAGTTGAACGGTCAACTGGAAAAGAATCAAACATTCAAGCCCAAGCAAATGTCGATGAACCTTGGATTTTCTGCTGTGGCTCGCTTCTTTTCCTTGCCGATGGTCTTTGTATGCATTCTCGTAATATGCATTATCTCCAGTGACATTTCCCAATTCAAGAGGGCCATCCAGCAATGGCCGGCCAATGAGGAAGAGGAAGCAAGAGGCAGGTTTATCAACATTAAACGCGTGATACGGAATGCCCAAAAGGCCTTCCAACCATTCTTAGTCACCCAACTGGTTTTCCTGTGTGTCCTGCTGCTTCCGTCAATATTCTCTGTCGTTGAGCGCTTTCAAGACGACGCTACTTACAAGATGACACTAATTGGTCCATCGAATATCAAAAAAGCTTCTAGGAACGATGTCAACACCGGAAATGCGATTTTCGTGAACTCAACTGCAAGCAGTTTGCGACTCGATGAGGGCGAAGGTCTCCACAGCATACGTTCGCCGCAGTTGTTTACAGTAATGGAGAGCAGGAAGCAAGCTTGGCGCCGAGAAGTAACAGAACAAACAAAAATCGAGACATCATGGCAGGGAATTATAATCGTGTTCTGCGGAGGTCTGTCCGATTTTCTGGAAATGTTCATCGTGTACAGCCTCCCATTGGTGCTTCTAACGAGGTTACACAACAAAATGACAAGTCTATCGGATGTAGTACAAAACCTCGAATTCGCGGAACAAACAAAGAAGGGGTTCCTCTTCCAGGATAGAAGAGTATTAAAAGACATACTGAaagatttattatcagcaaaagGCATTCAAATACTGCGAATGAATGTAACAGGAGTCAAGGCCGTTTTCATAACACTTCTGACGCCTTTCCTGACAACTGCATTCAATCTGTTGCTTTTGGATGTTAAACTGAAGTCTTAA